A single region of the Vagococcus teuberi genome encodes:
- the murG gene encoding undecaprenyldiphospho-muramoylpentapeptide beta-N-acetylglucosaminyltransferase, whose protein sequence is MKVLVSGGGTGGHIYPAISIIHYIKEKYPESEFLYIGTEKGLESKLVPSQSIPFKTIEIQGFYRSLTLKNLKTMYLFLTSIKQAKRYIKEFQPDIVIGTGGYVCGSVVYAASKLNVPTIIHEQNSVAGMTNKFLSKYVDKVGICFSDATEYFPKEKVALVGNPRAQEVAFVEKKTVLEEYGLSSSKPTIVIFGGSRGAQTINNAMKEALPLFEEKPYQVLYASGTIYFDEFDEYKDLLKRLDNVTVVPYIDNMVDVLVNVEALVGRAGATSMAEITALGLPSILVPSPNVTDDHQTKNAMSLVNKQAALMVKDSELTGKVLVKNIDKLMLDGKFREDMAKASKKEGIPDAMDRLYGLIQELT, encoded by the coding sequence ATGAAAGTATTGGTATCCGGTGGAGGAACAGGTGGTCATATTTACCCAGCCATCTCGATTATTCACTATATTAAAGAAAAATATCCAGAGTCGGAATTTCTATACATTGGTACAGAAAAAGGTTTGGAAAGTAAATTAGTACCTAGTCAGAGTATTCCGTTTAAAACAATTGAAATACAAGGGTTTTATCGCTCGTTAACCTTGAAAAATTTGAAAACAATGTATTTATTTTTAACGAGTATTAAGCAGGCTAAACGCTACATTAAAGAGTTTCAACCTGATATTGTGATTGGAACAGGTGGTTATGTTTGTGGCTCAGTCGTATACGCTGCAAGTAAACTGAATGTACCAACTATTATCCATGAACAAAATAGTGTAGCGGGTATGACAAATAAATTTTTATCAAAATATGTCGATAAAGTTGGAATTTGTTTTTCTGACGCAACAGAGTATTTTCCAAAAGAAAAAGTTGCGTTAGTTGGAAACCCAAGAGCGCAAGAAGTCGCTTTTGTTGAGAAAAAAACTGTCCTAGAAGAATACGGGTTATCTTCCTCTAAACCAACGATTGTGATATTTGGTGGAAGTCGTGGGGCACAAACTATTAATAATGCGATGAAAGAAGCATTGCCATTATTTGAAGAAAAACCATATCAAGTTTTATATGCGTCAGGTACTATTTACTTTGATGAATTTGACGAATATAAAGATTTACTTAAAAGGTTAGACAATGTGACTGTTGTCCCTTATATTGATAATATGGTAGATGTTTTAGTCAATGTAGAGGCATTGGTTGGTAGAGCTGGTGCTACTAGTATGGCTGAAATTACAGCACTTGGGTTACCGTCTATTTTAGTACCAAGTCCTAACGTTACAGATGATCATCAAACAAAAAATGCCATGAGTTTAGTCAACAAGCAAGCTGCATTGATGGTAAAAGACAGTGAGTTGACAGGTAAAGTACTTGTAAAAAACATTGACAAACTTATGTTGGATGGTAAATTTAGAGAAGATATGGCAAAAGCATCTAAAAAAGAGGGAATACCAGATGCAATGGATCGATTGTATGGATTGATTCAAGAACTAACCTAA
- a CDS encoding YggT family protein, with protein MIALIFKAIQIYTYVLVIYALLSWFPGAYDSKIGQFIIRISRPYLSMFDRLNLSIGPIDFTIIVAIFVLQLAGNGLVIIFSRLIYMF; from the coding sequence ATTATCGCTTTAATTTTTAAAGCAATACAAATCTATACTTATGTATTGGTGATTTATGCTTTACTTTCATGGTTTCCAGGAGCGTATGATTCTAAGATAGGTCAGTTTATTATACGAATTTCTCGACCATATTTGAGTATGTTTGATCGCTTAAATTTAAGTATCGGTCCGATTGATTTTACAATTATTGTAGCAATATTTGTACTTCAGTTGGCAGGAAATGGGTTAGTTATAATATTTTCAAGATTAATATATATGTTTTAA
- the murD gene encoding UDP-N-acetylmuramoyl-L-alanine--D-glutamate ligase: MKQSKRYTNEKILVLGLARSGVAAAKLLYELGAFVTVNDAKKLSENKEAQELLEAGITVITDGHPLDLLDEGFSLIVKNPGIPYTNPILEKAIKKGIPIITEVELAYQVSEAPFIGITGTNGKTTTTTMIKQIIDSYQPNTALLAGNIGFPASDVVVEATKDNVLVTELSSFQLMGIDEFKPHIAVITNIYEAHIDYHGTREEYVKAKWRIQKNMTKEDTLILNADLPELVELSKSSQAAITWFSTNEKVTGAYLEDGWLTYNDEKIMKSGDLGVPGSHNVENALAAICVAKNYGVDNESIKTSLSLFSGVPHRTEYIGTFNGVKVYNDSKATNILAAKKAISGFNNEQLVLIAGGLDRGNSFDEFIPTIENMKAIVLLGETKEKLQKAAKQALVKEIVCVETMTEAVAEAVKIASTDDTILLSPACASWDMYPNFETRGTEFVDEITKQVGK, translated from the coding sequence ATGAAACAGTCAAAACGTTATACAAATGAAAAGATTTTAGTGTTAGGTCTAGCAAGAAGTGGTGTAGCAGCAGCTAAATTACTTTACGAATTAGGGGCGTTTGTTACAGTTAATGACGCTAAAAAATTATCAGAAAATAAAGAAGCACAAGAATTATTAGAAGCCGGTATAACAGTGATTACTGACGGTCATCCTTTAGACCTTCTTGATGAAGGCTTTTCTTTAATCGTCAAAAACCCTGGGATTCCATATACGAATCCTATTCTCGAAAAAGCAATAAAAAAAGGCATTCCAATTATCACCGAAGTTGAGTTGGCTTACCAAGTATCGGAAGCACCGTTTATTGGCATAACAGGAACAAATGGTAAAACAACCACCACAACTATGATTAAACAAATCATAGACTCTTATCAACCAAATACTGCGTTACTTGCAGGTAATATCGGTTTTCCAGCAAGTGACGTCGTGGTTGAAGCAACAAAAGACAATGTATTGGTAACCGAATTATCCAGTTTTCAATTAATGGGAATAGACGAGTTTAAACCACATATTGCAGTCATTACTAATATATATGAAGCACATATTGACTATCATGGAACGCGTGAAGAATACGTGAAAGCTAAATGGCGTATACAAAAAAATATGACTAAGGAAGACACATTGATTCTTAACGCTGATTTGCCTGAATTGGTAGAATTATCAAAAAGCTCTCAAGCAGCAATTACGTGGTTTTCAACCAATGAAAAAGTAACAGGTGCTTATTTAGAAGATGGCTGGTTAACTTATAATGATGAAAAAATAATGAAGTCCGGTGATTTAGGAGTTCCAGGGTCTCATAATGTTGAAAATGCTCTGGCAGCAATTTGTGTGGCAAAAAATTATGGAGTAGATAATGAGTCAATAAAAACTAGTTTATCATTGTTCTCTGGTGTGCCACATCGAACAGAATATATCGGCACATTTAATGGTGTCAAAGTTTATAATGATTCAAAAGCGACAAATATTTTAGCAGCTAAAAAAGCAATTAGTGGATTTAATAACGAACAATTAGTGCTAATTGCTGGAGGACTAGATAGAGGAAACTCATTTGATGAATTTATTCCAACAATTGAAAACATGAAAGCTATTGTTTTATTAGGTGAAACAAAAGAGAAATTACAAAAAGCAGCAAAACAAGCATTAGTTAAAGAAATTGTATGTGTGGAAACAATGACAGAAGCAGTTGCAGAAGCAGTTAAAATCGCTAGTACTGATGACACGATTTTACTCTCCCCAGCATGTGCTAGTTGGGATATGTATCCGAACTTCGAAACTCGAGGAACAGAATTTGTAGATGAAATAACTAAGCAAGTAGGGAAATGA
- the mraY gene encoding phospho-N-acetylmuramoyl-pentapeptide-transferase — MIGVELLIPLSLGIAFVFMVMPLFIGYFKMKKMGQAIREEGPEGHLAKSGTPTMGGVVFLTSILLTSLIVGAWQKEMSFSFWSSLFIMFLYGLLGFLDDFIKVFKKRNLGLNSKQKLIGQIVGGIILYTVMKSNGMTDELYIPVIGTINLGVLYGVFAIIWLVGFSNAVNLTDGIDGLVSGLGMISFGTYAIIAYKQEQYAIQLICLATVGALFGFLLFNKKPAKIFMGDVGSLALGGMLATISILLHQEWTLLLIGLVYVVETISVILQVASFKLTGKRIFKMSPIHHHFELSGWSEWKIDIVFWTVGLVMSLVTLGILYY; from the coding sequence ATGATTGGAGTAGAATTATTAATACCATTATCACTAGGGATTGCTTTTGTATTTATGGTAATGCCACTATTTATAGGATATTTTAAAATGAAAAAAATGGGGCAAGCCATTCGAGAAGAAGGACCTGAAGGCCACCTAGCAAAATCTGGGACACCAACAATGGGAGGGGTTGTTTTTCTAACAAGTATCTTGTTAACCTCTCTTATTGTAGGAGCTTGGCAAAAAGAAATGTCATTTTCTTTTTGGAGTAGTTTATTTATTATGTTTTTGTATGGATTATTAGGATTTCTGGATGATTTCATTAAAGTGTTTAAGAAAAGAAATCTAGGTCTTAATTCAAAACAAAAATTAATTGGTCAAATTGTGGGAGGAATCATCTTGTATACTGTTATGAAATCAAATGGTATGACAGATGAATTATACATACCAGTCATTGGAACAATTAATTTAGGTGTTTTATACGGTGTTTTTGCAATAATTTGGCTTGTTGGTTTTTCAAATGCCGTTAACCTGACTGATGGCATTGACGGTCTTGTGTCTGGATTAGGGATGATTTCATTTGGAACATATGCCATTATTGCTTATAAACAAGAACAATATGCTATTCAATTGATTTGTTTAGCAACAGTAGGAGCTTTATTTGGCTTTCTATTATTTAATAAAAAACCAGCTAAGATTTTTATGGGAGATGTTGGATCTCTTGCTCTTGGAGGAATGTTAGCTACTATTTCTATTTTACTTCATCAGGAATGGACATTATTATTAATAGGTTTAGTTTATGTTGTTGAAACGATTAGTGTCATCTTGCAAGTTGCATCATTTAAACTTACAGGCAAACGCATATTTAAAATGTCTCCTATTCACCATCACTTCGAATTAAGTGGTTGGTCAGAATGGAAAATAGATATTGTTTTTTGGACAGTAGGATTAGTTATGTCGCTTGTGACATTGGGTATTTTATATTATTAA
- a CDS encoding cell division protein FtsQ/DivIB — MSYKKDDDKGDNQNEHKLVKSSKSELTKHQKNLPAKNNRINKLSPFNGLTPVEEKKLTRRLTSILVTLTIGILITLYIISPLSKLQGITIQGIDKADNTSIVKASDLKIGENIWRQYFDKNKEMKQVVEKNPRVKTAKLSITKFNHFKIRVTEYDVLAVLLKDDKLYPVLSNGKILSEPAKESEKELPKLIGFKEGEGLESLLTSYENFSAKIKTEITSIESQSTKTNPFRIKLEMKDGNQVIGLSTTIADKLVFYDKIVAELKNKSVIDMEAGKTGVYSYPIETQESSASDGLSNENSSENSSESINNGF, encoded by the coding sequence ATGTCATACAAAAAAGATGATGATAAAGGTGATAATCAGAATGAACATAAATTAGTAAAGTCATCTAAATCTGAATTAACCAAGCATCAAAAAAATTTACCTGCAAAGAATAATCGAATAAATAAGCTCTCACCTTTTAATGGGTTAACGCCGGTTGAAGAAAAAAAATTAACTAGACGACTGACTAGTATTTTAGTTACCTTGACCATAGGAATTTTAATCACGCTCTACATCATTTCTCCTTTAAGCAAATTACAAGGGATAACAATACAAGGTATTGATAAAGCTGATAATACGTCGATTGTTAAAGCAAGTGATTTAAAAATTGGCGAGAATATTTGGCGACAATATTTTGATAAAAATAAAGAGATGAAACAAGTTGTTGAAAAAAATCCACGAGTTAAAACAGCTAAATTATCCATTACGAAATTTAATCATTTTAAGATTAGAGTCACAGAGTACGATGTACTAGCTGTTTTGTTAAAAGATGATAAACTTTATCCAGTTCTATCAAATGGTAAAATATTGAGTGAGCCGGCTAAAGAATCGGAAAAAGAGTTACCAAAATTGATTGGCTTTAAAGAAGGTGAAGGATTAGAGTCACTTTTAACGTCTTATGAGAATTTTTCAGCCAAAATTAAAACTGAAATTACATCAATAGAGTCTCAATCAACAAAAACTAATCCATTTCGCATTAAATTAGAAATGAAAGATGGAAATCAAGTGATTGGTTTATCAACAACGATAGCAGATAAACTTGTTTTCTACGATAAAATTGTTGCAGAATTAAAAAACAAAAGTGTTATAGATATGGAAGCTGGAAAAACAGGAGTCTATTCGTATCCGATAGAAACGCAAGAGAGTAGTGCAAGTGATGGTTTATCGAACGAAAATTCTAGTGAAAATTCTAGTGAAAGTATAAATAATGGTTTTTAA
- a CDS encoding DivIVA domain-containing protein translates to MGIKPIDITNKSFNTKFKGYDRDEVDDFLDQIALEVEKLTQENRSLEKEVKQANDKLSYFNELKDSLNQSIIVAQDTADKLKENAIRESDLAIQQSQAQSEDILAHANKMSDELITGATNKANQILSEASERARQLAVETDDLKKKTRIFHRNLNVLLESQLQIVQSDEWDEILKPFGAYVDSSHQAFKQVLDAVEAANGVDPTSPAVNTKPALDNVPKNREAIKQPEIKVSTTRENTNKPADKPVEKNDETKKLNKVERATRPRVK, encoded by the coding sequence ATGGGAATTAAACCAATCGATATAACAAATAAAAGTTTTAATACAAAATTTAAAGGGTATGACCGTGATGAGGTAGATGATTTTTTAGACCAAATTGCTTTAGAAGTTGAAAAATTAACTCAAGAAAATCGATCATTAGAAAAAGAAGTTAAGCAAGCAAACGATAAATTAAGCTACTTCAACGAATTGAAAGACTCATTGAATCAATCAATTATCGTGGCACAAGATACAGCTGATAAATTAAAAGAAAATGCTATTAGAGAATCTGACTTAGCAATTCAACAATCACAAGCACAATCTGAAGATATTTTAGCACATGCTAACAAGATGTCTGATGAGCTAATTACAGGAGCAACTAACAAAGCAAACCAGATTCTTTCAGAAGCAAGTGAACGTGCTCGTCAGTTAGCCGTTGAAACAGATGACTTGAAGAAGAAAACACGTATCTTCCACAGAAACTTAAATGTGTTATTAGAATCACAACTACAAATTGTACAAAGTGATGAGTGGGATGAAATACTTAAACCATTTGGTGCGTATGTTGATAGTAGTCACCAAGCGTTTAAACAAGTTCTTGATGCGGTTGAAGCAGCAAATGGCGTTGATCCAACATCGCCAGCTGTAAACACAAAACCAGCTTTGGATAATGTTCCAAAGAACAGAGAAGCAATCAAACAGCCTGAAATTAAAGTATCAACAACGCGTGAAAATACTAATAAACCAGCTGACAAACCAGTTGAAAAAAATGACGAAACAAAAAAGTTAAATAAAGTTGAACGTGCAACACGTCCAAGAGTTAAATAA
- a CDS encoding cell division protein SepF, producing MNIFNKAGERFSDFFGVSDDDERYEESEPFVDEQIEDIIVEQSTPTQAETTQQKSEIQESNIKINEQNSVASGKEYDRPNERNQSADMPENQYTNKKIVEMNTYHQSTSNGNKRMIVSRQHRKVSVYEPRDYIDCKQIAQALFRREIVILSFRLMKEQPARRIVDFMTGVVYAVDGDIQRLGDDIFICTPPNVDVDSSITRNIITNHLTEY from the coding sequence GTGAATATATTCAATAAAGCTGGTGAGCGGTTTTCTGATTTTTTTGGTGTGTCTGATGATGATGAAAGGTATGAAGAAAGTGAGCCTTTCGTAGATGAGCAAATTGAAGACATTATAGTTGAACAATCAACTCCTACTCAGGCTGAAACAACCCAACAAAAATCAGAGATACAAGAAAGTAACATTAAAATAAATGAACAAAATTCTGTTGCATCAGGCAAAGAATATGATCGACCAAATGAGAGAAATCAATCTGCTGATATGCCTGAAAACCAATATACCAACAAAAAAATAGTTGAAATGAATACCTATCATCAGTCGACCTCAAATGGAAACAAACGTATGATAGTTTCTAGGCAGCATAGAAAAGTATCTGTATACGAACCACGTGACTATATCGACTGTAAGCAAATTGCACAGGCACTTTTTAGAAGAGAAATTGTTATTTTATCTTTTCGATTGATGAAAGAGCAACCTGCTAGACGTATCGTAGATTTTATGACGGGTGTAGTATATGCAGTTGATGGAGATATTCAACGATTAGGTGATGATATTTTTATATGCACGCCACCAAATGTTGATGTTGATTCTAGTATTACTCGTAACATAATCACAAATCATTTAACTGAATATTAA
- the ftsA gene encoding cell division protein FtsA translates to MAKTGIYVSLDIGTTSIKVVVAEYIENQINIIGVGNAKSKGLDRGIVIDIDKAVQSVQRAIKQAEEKSGVQIKSVSVGIPANLLEVEKCEGMIAVNNESKEITDRDVKNVASAAVVRSTPPERQVITLMPQEFKVDGFEGIKDPRGMIGVRLDMKGLLYTGPKTIVHNIQKCVEKAGLVIDEMVITPLALASSILSDGEKDFGTTIIDMGGGQTTTSVMYERELKFSHVEQEGGEFVTKDISVVLNTSLTNAEALKINYGYAYPERTSPNEEFPVDVIGKNEPVRIDERYLSEIIEARVEQIFSKSKMMLDSIDALNLPGGVILTGGAASLPGVVELAADMFGTNVKLYVPNHMGLRNPVYANAIAIVEYVAQLDEVYHVTKLAVTGEKKRATKAVRDVPTEAKQHEKTVQQAKEPVTEVPVNEPVQEKEEGFGGKVKGFLSNIFD, encoded by the coding sequence ATGGCAAAAACAGGAATATATGTAAGTCTTGACATCGGGACAACATCAATTAAAGTTGTTGTAGCCGAATACATAGAAAATCAAATTAACATTATCGGTGTAGGAAATGCTAAATCAAAAGGGTTGGATCGTGGGATTGTCATTGATATTGACAAAGCTGTCCAATCTGTCCAACGAGCAATTAAACAAGCAGAAGAAAAATCAGGTGTTCAAATTAAAAGTGTCAGCGTAGGGATTCCAGCTAATCTTTTAGAAGTAGAAAAATGTGAAGGCATGATTGCTGTAAATAATGAATCAAAAGAAATTACGGATAGAGATGTAAAAAATGTGGCGTCAGCTGCCGTGGTTCGTTCGACACCACCAGAACGTCAAGTGATTACGTTAATGCCACAAGAATTTAAAGTGGACGGGTTTGAAGGAATTAAAGACCCTCGTGGTATGATTGGTGTCCGTTTAGATATGAAGGGACTATTATACACTGGACCAAAAACAATTGTTCATAACATCCAAAAATGTGTTGAAAAGGCTGGGTTAGTCATTGATGAAATGGTCATTACCCCTCTAGCGCTTGCTTCATCAATTTTATCAGATGGAGAAAAAGATTTTGGTACAACCATTATCGACATGGGTGGAGGTCAAACGACTACTTCAGTTATGTACGAACGTGAATTAAAGTTCTCACACGTAGAACAAGAAGGTGGAGAATTTGTTACAAAAGATATCTCTGTTGTTTTAAATACATCATTAACTAACGCAGAAGCACTAAAAATAAATTATGGTTATGCTTATCCAGAAAGAACGTCACCTAATGAAGAGTTTCCAGTTGACGTGATTGGGAAAAACGAACCAGTAAGAATAGATGAACGTTATTTATCAGAAATCATTGAGGCCAGAGTAGAGCAAATCTTCTCTAAATCAAAAATGATGTTAGATAGTATCGATGCTTTAAACTTACCAGGTGGAGTTATCTTGACAGGTGGTGCGGCTAGTTTACCAGGAGTAGTTGAATTAGCAGCTGATATGTTTGGAACAAACGTTAAATTATACGTGCCAAATCATATGGGACTACGTAATCCTGTATATGCAAATGCTATTGCTATAGTTGAGTATGTAGCTCAACTTGATGAGGTTTATCATGTGACTAAGTTAGCAGTTACAGGCGAAAAAAAACGTGCAACTAAAGCCGTAAGAGACGTTCCAACTGAAGCCAAACAACATGAAAAAACTGTACAACAAGCAAAAGAACCTGTTACAGAAGTGCCAGTAAATGAACCTGTTCAAGAAAAAGAAGAAGGTTTTGGTGGTAAAGTAAAAGGTTTCTTATCCAATATATTTGACTAA
- a CDS encoding YggS family pyridoxal phosphate-dependent enzyme — MMLQTLQQNVEAVQKEVEQACKCSDRPLDDVTVICVTKSVDSETTKQVVDLGYDHLAENRMENLIEKQDYLKEYCQIKWHFIGNLQRRKVKSIINQIDYFHALDKLSLAQEIQKRAMKRIKCFVQVNVSGESTKQGISPESLINFIKDLEDFDRIEVVGLMTMAPFDSNLNELSHYFSQLKILQTIIANKNFKHAPCTELSMGMSRDFVPAIECGATFVRIGSRFFES; from the coding sequence ATGATGCTGCAAACACTCCAACAAAATGTTGAAGCTGTTCAAAAAGAGGTAGAGCAAGCTTGTAAATGCAGTGATAGACCATTAGATGATGTAACAGTTATATGTGTAACTAAGTCCGTTGATAGTGAAACAACTAAGCAAGTAGTTGATTTAGGATATGATCATCTGGCTGAAAATCGAATGGAGAATTTAATAGAAAAACAAGACTATTTAAAAGAGTATTGTCAAATCAAGTGGCATTTTATTGGCAACTTACAACGACGAAAAGTGAAAAGCATTATTAATCAAATTGATTATTTTCATGCATTGGATAAACTGTCATTAGCACAAGAAATACAAAAAAGGGCGATGAAACGGATTAAGTGTTTTGTCCAAGTGAATGTTTCTGGAGAAAGTACAAAACAAGGTATTTCTCCAGAAAGTTTGATAAACTTCATTAAAGATTTAGAAGATTTTGATAGAATTGAAGTTGTTGGTTTAATGACCATGGCTCCTTTTGATTCAAATCTTAACGAATTATCTCATTATTTTAGCCAATTAAAAATATTGCAAACAATAATTGCTAATAAAAATTTTAAACATGCACCTTGTACGGAGTTAAGTATGGGAATGAGCCGGGATTTTGTTCCAGCAATTGAATGTGGTGCGACTTTTGTTAGGATTGGTTCGAGATTTTTCGAATCTTAG
- a CDS encoding RNA-binding protein, producing MQANVYQHFRKDEHPFIDTVGNWMEQVEMEYAPLVTDFLNPREMFILKTLVGNSEDISLSFFGGYDFSERKCAILYPSYYEPSETDYDILVYQIKYPLKFGHLTHGKVLGTLMSTGIKREFIGDIITDGEQWQVFIKKSIANYIIQQVDKIGSFGVKFDEVSWKDILQPIYEWTEESLTISSLRIDNIISTVYNISRQRSKLIVESKRVKVNWTEIDRVDYLVDYLDIISVRGLGRVQLQETLGKTKKDKIRLKIKVLRK from the coding sequence TTGCAAGCTAATGTGTATCAGCATTTTCGCAAGGACGAACATCCTTTTATTGATACAGTAGGTAATTGGATGGAGCAAGTAGAAATGGAATATGCACCACTTGTTACTGATTTTTTAAACCCAAGAGAGATGTTTATTCTGAAAACATTAGTTGGTAATAGCGAGGACATATCATTATCTTTCTTTGGTGGATATGATTTTTCTGAGAGAAAATGTGCTATTCTATATCCTAGTTATTATGAGCCGAGTGAGACTGATTATGACATTCTCGTTTATCAAATAAAGTATCCATTGAAGTTTGGACATTTAACACATGGCAAGGTACTTGGCACGCTGATGAGTACAGGTATTAAAAGAGAATTTATTGGCGATATTATAACAGATGGTGAGCAGTGGCAGGTATTTATAAAAAAATCAATTGCTAACTATATTATTCAACAAGTTGACAAAATAGGTTCCTTTGGAGTAAAATTTGACGAAGTAAGTTGGAAGGACATTTTACAACCAATTTATGAGTGGACAGAAGAGAGTTTAACCATCTCATCATTAAGAATTGATAATATTATTTCTACAGTATATAATATATCTAGACAGCGTTCTAAGTTAATAGTTGAATCAAAAAGAGTAAAGGTAAATTGGACTGAGATTGATCGTGTTGATTATCTAGTAGATTATCTAGATATTATATCAGTAAGGGGATTAGGACGAGTTCAGTTGCAAGAAACATTAGGAAAGACTAAAAAAGATAAAATTCGTTTAAAAATTAAAGTTTTAAGAAAGTAG
- the ftsZ gene encoding cell division protein FtsZ yields MEFSLDNTVNTGAVIKVIGVGGGGGNAVNRMIDEGVKGVEFIVANTDVQALQHSKAETVIQLGPKFTKGLGAGSLPDIGEKAASESEDLIAEALKGADLVFITAGMGGGTGTGAAPVVAGIAKEQGALTVGVVTRPFSFEGPKRSRFAAEGISALKENVDTLVIISNNRLLEIVDKRTPMLEAFREADNVLRQGVQGISDLITSPGYVNLDFADVKTVMEDQGTALMGIGVANGEDRVIEATRKAIASPLLETSIEGAEQVLLNITGGADMTLFEAQDASEIVASATGGEVNIILGTSVNDQLGDEIVVTVIATGIDPGKKERQPMGRNNVATQNGMVQQRQARPVQEPIREVLEVETARPTQTSAFGDWDLKREPSTRQVPDETQFETIDRKEYDNTSQESDHQFETEDELSTPPFFRRKK; encoded by the coding sequence ATGGAATTTTCATTAGATAATACTGTAAATACTGGCGCGGTAATAAAAGTTATCGGTGTTGGTGGTGGTGGCGGTAACGCTGTAAACCGTATGATTGATGAAGGAGTTAAAGGTGTAGAATTCATCGTTGCAAATACAGATGTTCAAGCATTACAACATTCTAAAGCAGAAACTGTCATCCAATTAGGACCTAAATTTACTAAAGGATTAGGAGCAGGTTCATTACCAGATATTGGTGAAAAAGCTGCTTCTGAAAGTGAAGACTTAATTGCTGAAGCATTAAAAGGTGCTGATTTAGTATTTATTACTGCCGGAATGGGTGGGGGAACTGGTACCGGCGCAGCTCCAGTTGTTGCTGGTATTGCTAAAGAACAAGGAGCACTTACTGTAGGTGTAGTAACACGTCCATTTAGTTTTGAAGGACCAAAACGCAGTCGTTTTGCAGCTGAAGGTATCTCTGCATTAAAAGAAAATGTTGATACGTTAGTTATCATTTCAAACAACCGTTTATTAGAAATCGTTGATAAACGTACGCCAATGTTAGAAGCATTTAGAGAAGCTGACAACGTGTTACGTCAAGGTGTTCAAGGTATTTCTGATTTAATTACATCTCCAGGTTATGTTAACTTGGACTTTGCTGATGTTAAAACAGTTATGGAAGATCAGGGTACTGCACTTATGGGTATCGGTGTTGCTAATGGTGAAGACCGTGTTATTGAAGCAACAAGAAAAGCAATTGCTTCTCCATTACTTGAAACATCAATTGAAGGTGCTGAACAAGTATTATTAAATATCACTGGTGGAGCAGATATGACATTATTTGAAGCACAAGATGCTTCTGAAATTGTTGCAAGCGCAACAGGTGGTGAAGTTAATATTATCTTAGGAACGTCTGTTAATGATCAACTAGGTGACGAAATCGTCGTAACAGTTATCGCAACAGGAATTGATCCTGGAAAAAAAGAACGTCAACCAATGGGAAGAAATAATGTTGCAACACAAAATGGAATGGTTCAACAACGTCAAGCTAGACCTGTACAAGAACCAATTCGTGAAGTACTAGAAGTTGAGACAGCACGACCAACACAAACAAGTGCATTTGGAGATTGGGATTTAAAACGTGAACCATCAACTAGACAAGTACCTGATGAAACACAATTTGAAACAATTGATAGAAAAGAATATGATAATACTAGTCAAGAATCTGATCATCAATTTGAAACAGAAGATGAATTAAGTACACCACCTTTTTTTAGAAGAAAAAAATAA